Proteins encoded by one window of Rhodohalobacter sp. SW132:
- a CDS encoding response regulator codes for MDPVHILLVEDNEGDIFLIREAFEEARVINTITTVKDGEKAIDYLERKNEYADVTEPDLILLDVNLPRKNGHEVLAHIKNSEDLKHIPVVMLTTSSAEQDIVMSYKNHANCYITKPVEVDDFLNTITKIEKFWIQLVKLPSRR; via the coding sequence ATGGATCCTGTACACATTTTACTTGTCGAAGATAATGAAGGCGATATTTTTTTAATCAGGGAAGCGTTTGAAGAAGCTCGCGTGATCAACACCATCACTACTGTGAAAGATGGTGAAAAAGCGATCGATTATCTTGAACGAAAAAACGAATATGCTGACGTAACTGAACCGGACCTCATTTTACTCGATGTAAATCTTCCAAGAAAAAATGGGCATGAAGTACTGGCCCACATTAAAAACAGTGAAGATTTAAAACACATACCTGTAGTGATGCTTACAACGTCATCTGCAGAACAGGATATTGTAATGTCGTACAAAAATCATGCAAACTGCTATATAACAAAACCGGTTGAAGTAGACGATTTTTTGAATACGATAACCAAAATTGAAAAATTCTGGATACAGCTTGTTAAACTTCCGTCGAGACGTTAG
- a CDS encoding PAS domain S-box protein encodes MDQREKRYTFFVIEDSRGDYTLVEEYLNEQFRFPSIVHAATYKEAEEIFEKTEIHNFDCILLDLSLPDKSGEALIESVIQHTGNIPIVVLTGYTDINFSMNSLARGISDYLLKDELSPSLLHKSIIYSIKRSNFSETIKESEKKYRDLFELSPEPMWLIDSNTEQILDVNKAAVKHYGYSKNEFLAMTVEDIYAEPITEAACKSVSGNGVYVKHRKKNGDIITVETDCNQISYKNRDARLILANDVTEKLKDDQHRKLLESVITNTAESVVIIDTSGKTHEAKIVYVNDGFCSMTGYSAEEVLGRTIDFMHGEKTDPGDAGRIREAIIEKRSCEVEVINYRKDGSTLWMQTLMVPVASKAGDYDHMVAIGRDITERKRSENELQESLEEKEILLAEIHHRVKNNLALVSGMLQMQVFDEENEEVINKLNNSMLRVETMASIHQLLYESSSFSRLEFSRIVDKLMKAIHSSFSADKNIEIEIETEPFELNINQAVPCSLIINEVITNTYKHAFKGRDKGWIKSSLHRENEQVMFKIEDDGNGLPEDFDIDQLSSLGTKIITALVKQLGGTFTLEPRKEGGTKFQLEFLVKDDEVAE; translated from the coding sequence ATGGATCAGCGTGAAAAGAGATATACATTTTTTGTCATTGAGGATAGCAGGGGAGACTACACGCTGGTTGAAGAATATCTGAACGAGCAGTTTCGATTCCCTTCAATTGTTCATGCGGCAACCTATAAAGAGGCTGAAGAAATATTCGAGAAGACCGAAATTCATAACTTTGATTGCATTCTGCTGGACCTCTCATTGCCCGATAAAAGTGGCGAAGCCCTGATTGAAAGTGTAATTCAGCATACCGGGAATATTCCCATCGTTGTACTTACCGGATACACGGATATTAACTTCAGTATGAATTCCCTTGCCAGGGGAATTTCCGACTACCTGCTGAAGGATGAACTCTCCCCCTCACTGCTGCACAAAAGCATTATTTACAGTATTAAACGCAGTAATTTTTCGGAGACGATCAAGGAATCAGAAAAAAAATACCGGGATCTTTTTGAACTCAGTCCGGAACCGATGTGGCTGATCGACTCTAACACAGAACAAATCCTGGATGTCAACAAAGCTGCGGTAAAACATTACGGATACTCAAAAAATGAGTTCCTGGCAATGACTGTTGAAGATATTTATGCTGAGCCGATTACTGAGGCTGCGTGCAAGAGTGTATCAGGCAATGGGGTTTATGTAAAACACCGGAAAAAAAATGGTGATATTATTACGGTGGAGACGGATTGCAATCAAATCAGCTATAAAAACAGAGATGCCCGGCTGATACTCGCTAATGATGTTACAGAAAAGCTTAAGGATGATCAGCACCGAAAACTACTCGAATCGGTGATCACAAATACAGCAGAATCGGTTGTGATTATCGATACATCCGGGAAAACGCACGAAGCGAAAATTGTGTATGTGAATGACGGTTTTTGCAGCATGACCGGTTACAGTGCCGAAGAAGTGCTTGGCAGAACTATTGATTTCATGCACGGTGAAAAAACGGATCCGGGAGATGCAGGGAGGATCAGAGAAGCGATCATCGAAAAGAGATCCTGTGAAGTGGAAGTGATCAACTACAGGAAAGATGGCAGTACTCTGTGGATGCAGACGCTGATGGTGCCGGTTGCAAGTAAAGCAGGTGACTATGATCATATGGTGGCAATCGGACGGGATATTACAGAACGGAAGCGTTCAGAAAATGAGCTGCAGGAATCACTGGAAGAAAAAGAAATTTTGCTAGCCGAAATTCATCACAGAGTAAAAAATAACCTCGCACTGGTGTCCGGTATGTTGCAAATGCAGGTGTTTGATGAAGAGAATGAAGAGGTTATCAATAAACTCAATAACAGTATGCTGCGCGTTGAAACCATGGCGAGCATCCATCAATTACTATACGAATCGAGCAGCTTTTCCAGGCTTGAATTTTCCCGCATCGTAGATAAACTGATGAAGGCGATTCACAGCTCATTTAGTGCAGATAAAAATATTGAGATTGAGATTGAAACCGAGCCATTTGAGCTGAATATCAACCAGGCTGTTCCGTGTTCACTTATCATCAACGAGGTGATTACAAATACCTATAAGCACGCATTTAAAGGGCGGGATAAAGGGTGGATCAAATCCAGCCTGCACCGTGAGAATGAACAGGTTATGTTTAAAATTGAAGACGACGGCAATGGACTACCGGAAGATTTTGATATCGACCAGCTTTCATCACTGGGCACAAAAATTATCACGGCCCTTGTAAAACAACTCGGCGGCACATTTACACTCGAACCACGCAAAGAGGGCGGTACGAAGTTTCAGCTCGAATTCCTCGTGAAAGATGATGAAG
- a CDS encoding ATP-binding protein, with protein sequence MYYWRNHLFAATVLYILPLGILGFVPGIYLAVLEGLWYLVVADLIGILSLLIIAFVPAVPVYIRKLLFIGVFYNISIALLVYLGLYGPGMMFLAALVVFTVLILDRVYGVISLVLNISICTFFAVAIYYTLWDIPLTQFYDLQSWIAVSSNLVILSALAVLLIPRLFNGLQKNIDEQERLKSQLEVKQKELEISLDKLSDKNRELESFAMVASHDMKEPLRMIGSFMQLLKDNYSERLDDKAKKYIHFAVDGANRMSAMIDELLEYSRIGRKYSELDQIDTNQLVLQVIEYLRPVMEEKNAKIEKGDLPKITGVTVAVKMLFQNLLENALKYSGDRSPRITITAEKVKEFVQFEISDNGIGIEEEYQDQIFLMFKRLHSNSEIKGSGMGLAICKKIVDQHGGSIRVFSTPGEGSTFIFTFPEESKKVSPLA encoded by the coding sequence TTGTACTACTGGAGAAATCATCTGTTTGCCGCTACGGTTCTCTATATTCTGCCGCTTGGAATACTCGGTTTTGTGCCGGGAATTTATCTGGCTGTTCTGGAAGGATTATGGTACCTGGTTGTAGCGGATTTGATCGGTATTTTAAGCCTTTTGATTATCGCATTTGTACCGGCTGTGCCTGTTTACATTCGTAAGCTACTATTTATTGGGGTTTTCTATAATATTTCAATCGCCCTTCTTGTTTATCTTGGCCTCTATGGTCCCGGTATGATGTTTCTCGCTGCATTGGTCGTATTTACCGTGCTGATACTCGATCGGGTTTACGGTGTGATTTCCCTGGTACTGAACATCTCAATCTGTACCTTTTTTGCTGTAGCAATATACTATACTCTTTGGGATATCCCTCTTACCCAATTCTATGACCTTCAAAGCTGGATTGCTGTTTCGAGCAATCTTGTAATTTTGAGTGCGCTTGCGGTTCTTCTGATCCCGCGCCTGTTTAACGGTCTGCAAAAAAACATCGATGAACAGGAACGGCTCAAAAGTCAGCTCGAGGTAAAGCAGAAGGAACTGGAAATTTCACTTGATAAACTATCAGATAAAAACAGGGAGCTTGAAAGTTTTGCGATGGTTGCGTCACACGACATGAAAGAGCCGCTACGGATGATAGGTAGTTTTATGCAATTACTGAAGGATAACTACTCCGAACGACTGGACGATAAAGCAAAAAAATATATTCATTTTGCAGTAGACGGTGCCAACAGAATGAGTGCTATGATTGATGAATTGCTGGAGTACTCACGGATCGGCCGTAAATACAGTGAACTGGACCAAATTGATACAAATCAACTGGTACTCCAAGTAATCGAGTACCTCAGGCCGGTAATGGAAGAAAAAAATGCGAAAATCGAAAAGGGCGATCTGCCGAAAATTACCGGGGTAACGGTTGCGGTAAAAATGCTGTTTCAAAACCTTCTTGAAAACGCATTAAAATATAGCGGTGATCGTTCACCCCGAATCACAATTACAGCAGAAAAAGTAAAAGAATTTGTTCAATTTGAAATTTCAGATAACGGGATCGGAATTGAAGAAGAATATCAGGATCAGATTTTCCTAATGTTTAAACGCCTTCATTCGAATTCCGAAATTAAAGGTTCAGGTATGGGTCTGGCGATCTGTAAAAAAATAGTAGACCAGCATGGTGGTTCAATTCGTGTATTTTCCACACCAGGAGAGGGAAGTACATTCATATTTACTTTTCCAGAAGAGAGCAAAAAAGTATCGCCTTTGGCATAA